One segment of Carya illinoinensis cultivar Pawnee chromosome 1, C.illinoinensisPawnee_v1, whole genome shotgun sequence DNA contains the following:
- the LOC122309846 gene encoding riboflavin biosynthesis protein PYRD, chloroplastic, whose translation MQIQRLSIPNHTLIPPNYSPSPHIFPSFKLVSSHSSQSGFCNLFNRVSKSRTTLKKRTGLIRVRCGRMAQDNDDGFYMRRCVELARKAIGCTSPNPMVGCVIVKDGKIVGEGFHPKAGQPHAEVFALRDAGDLAENATAYVSLEPCNHYGRTPPCTEALIKAKVIKVVVGMVDPNPIVALKGVDKLRDAGIDVSVGVEEELCKRLNEAYIHQMLTGNPFLTLRYSLSVNGNVLDQLGKGVKEPGGYYSQLLQEYDAVILSPTLLDDKFSIPASQEPGAKQPLWILTARTSHPPIKIPGLSTEETAKMIIFTDKKMDVQQETVLQGIETVVMDQINLKAILEYCKRQGFCSVLLDVRGNFGDIEELLKEGIEQNLLQKIVVEVLPIWHGSNGESLLVAINSIDKRLKVKKLQSRTSNENVVLEAYL comes from the exons ATGCAAATTCAAAGACTTTCAATTCCAAATCACACTCTCATACCACCAAATTACTCGCCCTCTCCTCATATTTTCCCGTCCTTCAAACTTGTCTCGAGCCACAGTTCTCAGTCCGGGTTTTGCAATTTATTTAATAGGGTCTCCAAATCACGAACTACTTTGAAAAAGCGTACTGGTTTGATTAGGGTCAGATGTGGAAGAATGGCTCAAGATAATGATGATGGGTTTTACATGAGGAGGTGTGTGGAGCTTGCCAGGAAGGCAATTGGGTGTACCAGTCCCAATCCCATGGTGGGATGTGTGATTGTCAAGGATGGGAAAATTGTTGGGGAAGGGTTTCACCCAAAAGCTGGACAGCCTCATGCTGAG GTGTTTGCTCTGAGAGATGCTGGGGATTTGGCTGAGAATGCAACAGCATATGTGAGCTTGGAACCATGTAATCACTATGGGAGAACTCCTCCCTGCACTGAAGCCTTGATTAAAGCCAAAGTGATAAAGGTAGTCGTTGGTATGGTGGATCCAAACCCTATAGTGGCTTTGAAGGGGGTGGACAAACTGAGAGATGCAGGAATTGACGTGAGTGTGGGTGTGGAAGAAGAATTATGCAAGAGGCTTAATGAGGCCTATATCCATCAAATGTTGACTGGAAATCCCTTTTTAACACTAAG ATACTCTCTCTCGGTTAATGGCAATGTGTTAGATCAGCTTGGCAAAGGAGTGAAAGAGCCTGGTGGCTACTACTCACAATTGTTGCAGGAATATGATGCAGTTATACTTTCTCCCACCTTATTAGATGATAAGTTCTCCATTCCAGCATCCCAAGAACCTGGAGCCAAGCAACCCCTTTGGATTCTAacagcaagaacttctcatccTCCAATCAAAATTCCAGGCCTTTCCACTGAGGAAACTGCTAAGATGATAATCTTCACAGACAAAAAGATGGATGTACAGCAGGAAACGGTTCTACAGGGAATTGAAACAGTGGTTATGGATCAGATAAATCTGAAGGCAATTCTGGAATATTGTAAGCGTCAAGGGTTTTGCAGTGTTCTGCTGGATGTGAGGGGGAACTTTGGGGATATTGAAGAGCTTCTTAAAGAGGGTATCGAGCAAAATCTATTGCAAAAAATTGTCGTGGAAGTTTTGCCCATTTGGCATGGAAGTAATGGCGAAAGTCTGCTAGTGGCAATAAATAGTATAGATAAAAGATTAAAAGTAAAGAAGTTACAGTCCAGAACCTCGAATGAGAATGTGGTGCTCGAGGCTTATCTTTAA